Proteins from a genomic interval of Beijerinckia indica subsp. indica ATCC 9039:
- the ccmI gene encoding c-type cytochrome biogenesis protein CcmI, translating to MLWVVFAVLTGLAVMSVLWPLARKPLGRSWRDSEADFYQAQVKEIEQDVSRGLLSAQQAEAMKAETARRFIADAGKSPDKRVGADLSPPYSSPWPVRIAALLALIIIPAITLGLYTRIGTPDQPDDPLQARLDAQPQSMDIMAAIAKIEAHLRQAPDDARGYELLAPIYMRLGRFDDASKAYAEILRLEGETATRQAAYGEALVFAAKGEVTSQAQAAFAASSDQPRSRFYLGLAAEQAGDKAKARDIWNQLLADAPADAAFVPLLRQRLAELDGLQQSGEPPNSPSGSNASAANIPQGGAAIAAMPEAERNAAIHTMVDRLAARLAEKGEDLEGWLRLIRAYTVLKEEAKAHAALADARRALAGNQEAVSRIDALAHELGLEG from the coding sequence ATGCTCTGGGTCGTTTTCGCCGTCCTGACCGGGCTTGCCGTCATGAGCGTCCTCTGGCCGCTCGCGCGCAAACCCCTGGGTCGTTCCTGGCGCGACAGCGAAGCCGATTTCTATCAGGCGCAGGTGAAGGAGATTGAGCAGGATGTGAGCCGTGGCCTGCTCTCGGCCCAGCAAGCCGAAGCGATGAAGGCGGAAACAGCGCGCCGTTTCATCGCCGATGCAGGAAAATCCCCCGACAAACGCGTCGGCGCTGATCTTTCCCCTCCTTATTCTTCGCCCTGGCCCGTCCGGATCGCCGCCCTTCTCGCTCTCATCATCATTCCCGCCATTACGCTCGGCCTTTATACGCGCATTGGCACGCCTGATCAGCCGGACGATCCATTGCAAGCCCGTCTCGACGCACAGCCGCAATCCATGGACATCATGGCGGCCATTGCCAAGATCGAGGCGCATCTGCGGCAGGCTCCCGACGATGCCCGCGGCTATGAACTGCTCGCCCCGATTTATATGCGGCTTGGCCGTTTCGACGATGCTTCCAAGGCCTATGCGGAAATCCTGCGTCTTGAGGGTGAAACCGCCACACGCCAAGCCGCCTATGGCGAGGCTTTGGTTTTCGCAGCCAAGGGCGAAGTCACCTCACAAGCGCAAGCAGCCTTCGCGGCCTCCTCCGATCAGCCGAGATCACGCTTCTATCTGGGGCTTGCCGCGGAACAAGCAGGCGATAAGGCCAAGGCGCGCGACATCTGGAACCAACTCCTCGCCGATGCCCCGGCTGACGCGGCCTTCGTGCCGTTGCTGCGTCAACGCCTGGCTGAGCTCGATGGCCTGCAGCAAAGCGGTGAGCCTCCAAATAGTCCGTCAGGTAGCAACGCCAGCGCCGCTAACATCCCACAAGGCGGCGCGGCGATTGCCGCCATGCCCGAGGCCGAGCGCAATGCCGCCATCCACACGATGGTCGATCGTCTGGCGGCACGGCTCGCTGAAAAGGGTGAAGACCTGGAAGGTTGGCTGCGGCTTATCCGCGCCTATACAGTGTTGAAGGAAGAGGCGAAGGCTCATGCGGCCTTGGCCGATGCCCGTCGCGCCTTGGCGGGCAATCAAGAGGCTGTGTCCCGGATCGACGCCTTGGCGCATGAGCTGGGCCTTGAGGGATGA